Sequence from the Gemmatimonadaceae bacterium genome:
GAGACGCTGCGCGTAGTCACTGATCCTGAAGAACCACTGGCTCAGGAAACGCTGCTCGACCGGCGTGTCGCACCGCTCGCACGCGCCGCCGATGACCTGCTCGTTTGCCAGCACTGTCTTGCAGCTCGGACACCAGTTGACCGCCGCCTGCTTCTTGTAGGCGAGCCCATGCTTCAGGAGCTGCAGGAAGACCCATTGCGTCCACTTGTAATAATCCGGATCGGTGGTGGACAGCGATTTGGACCAGTCAACCATCAGCCCGGCCCGTTCCAGCTGGCGCCTGAAGTTCGAGATGTTCTGCGGAATCAGGTCCGTCGGGTGCTTCCCGACCTTCAGGGCGTAGTTCTCGGAGTGAATCCCGAACGCGTCGTAGCCCAGCGGCTCGAAGACGTTGTGCCCCTGGAGCCTCTGGAATCGTCCATATATGTCGTTCCCCACGAACGCGAAGAGGTTGCCGACATGCAGCCCCTCGGCGGACGGGTAGGGGAACATCATGAGCGCGTAGAACGGGTCGGGAGCGTTGGCGACGTCGGTTGTATTCGTCTGCATTTCGCGCCAGCTCTGCTGCCACTTCTGCTCGACGGTCGCGGGGTCGTACCCCGCGGTCTCTTCGATCGGGTCGGGATTCACCGAATTGTCCATGGTTACAAAGTAGCGTCACCGTTCCACTCTTTCATCATCCATGCACCAGCTATCGCCGATGGGCCCCGCATTTCAGCTCGATGGGACGGAGCGGACACACACGCCCTCATGGGACCGAATCCCCATCGTCGAGATCAAATCCGATGGCATTCTGAGCCCGATCGTCGGGCTGCTCCAGCGCCAGGCAGCCTTCGTCATCGTCTTCTCGATCTCCGTCGTCCATGTTGGGATCGGGTGGATGGCTTACCGGCTCTTCCACCTTCTGTCGCCCGACGTTCAGCGCGCCTTCCTCGCTTCTGGCGACGTGCGATGGACGATCGCCGTGGGAGCGATCTGGGTAGTCGGGCTGCTGGTCATGGCTTCGCTCTTGGTGCTCCGGCTGATCAACGCGCACATCACTGCCCCGATCGCCGAGCTGGCGCGCGTGTCTGAAGCGGTGGCAGGCGGTGAGCTCGCGGTTCCTTTCGTTGCATCGGCCACCAACAACGAGGTCGGTCGGCTGAGCCGGGCGACTTCCTCCATGATCATCGCCTTGCGCAGGCTCGCCGCGACGATGCGGTCATCTGCCCGTGATACCAGTGCTCTGTCCGCTCAGATCACGGCTGCCTCCGAGAATATGGCGGCAGCAGCGCAACAGACAGCCGCCACTTCAAGCGCACTTAGCCAGGAATCGAAGGAAATGGCCCGAACCATCAACGAGATCGCGGCCGATGCCGCAAAGCTCGAGGAAGTTTCGAGCTCACTCCGAGGGAGGGCCCAGGAAGGGCTCCGACGAGAGCGCCACCTCCGCAACCTGGCCCAGGAGAACCGCGCCCGCCTCGACGACAGCTCGCGCGCTCTCGAGATGCTGACCTTCGACGCCAGCGCCAGCGCCGAGTCCATTGACGCCCTCGCCACCGCCGTGGACGAGATCCGCGCCTTCCTCACGCTGGTCCAGAAGATCTCGCGCCAGTCCAAGCTCCTTGCCCTCAATGCCGCGATGGAAGCCGCCCGGGCCGGTGAGCAGGGCCAAGGTTTCGGGGTCGTCGCCGACGAGGTGCGCCGTCTGGCCGCCGATTCAGCCGAAGCGGCTGAGCGTACCGACCTTCTCGCTCGCGCCATGGCTGAGCGGGTGGGGCGGTCCCGCGAGTCGGCCGCTCGCACGCTGTCGACGCTTCAGACGGTGAACGATGCGACGCACCACGGCCGCCAGTCCTTCCTCCAGGTGGAGCAGGGCGTCATCGACGCCGAGAAGTGGAGCGGCGCGATCGAGAGCGCCGTGGAGGAGTCCGGGCGTCTGGTTGTGGACATGACCCGCCGTCTCGACAACCTGGCTCTCGGCACTCAGGGCTTCGCCAGCGCCGTGCATCAGGTCGCCACCGCGAGCGAGGAGCAGAGCGGCAACATCGATCAGATCGCGTTGGCCGCGAACTCGCTGAGCGCCGCCGCCCGCAAGGTCGTCCAGATCGCGGGGACGTTCCGGCTTGGCGAGGCGGCAACGCCCTGGGACATGCAGGAGGTCAGTCCGTAGCCTTACCCTCGAACGCCGGCTCCATCTCGAACGTCTGGGCACCGTTCTCGGTGCAGATGGCGTAGCTGCCGGCCTTGTACATCCCGACGCCCGCGTACCGGCCCTGTTTGTCGAGGGCGTAGAAGCTCATCCCGAAGTTCGGCAGCCCGCGGCTGTTGAGCAGTCGCTTCTCGACTGTGTTCTTCGCGATCCGTTTGCACACGTCGATCATCGCGTCCCTGGGATGCATGCCCTTACGCATGTTATCCACGATCACGTACGACGAAAGGTTGTACAGATTTGCTTCACCGCGTCCCGTGGATCCCGCTGCCCCGACGTCGTTGTCCACGTAGAGACCCGCACCGAGTATCGGTGAGTCGCCGACACGTCCGGGGACCTTCCACGCAAGACCGCTGGTCGTCGTCACACCGCAGATCTCGCCCTTCGCGTTGATTGCGTCACAATTGATGGTTCCGTAGATGTGCTCGGCGTCGAGCAGGCCCTCGGCTACCATCTCGTGGCGTACGCGCATTTCGGCCGCGGCGCGCGCATTTGGATCCAGATAGTGAAGCGGATCGGTGCGCCGCTTCCACTCGAGCCACTTCGCTCGCGAGTTCGGCGTGTTGAGATCGTCTTCGACCGTGAACCCGAGCTTGCGCGCAAAATCCTGCGCGCCCTTTCCGGCAAGCAGATGGTGATCGGTCTGCAGCATCACTTCCTTCGCGACGTTCGCCGGCGTGCGAATGCCTTCGATTCCCGCCACTCCACCAGCGCGCTTTTTCGGACCGTGCATCACGCACGAGTCGAGCTGCACGACGCCGTCGGCGTTCGGAAGTCCGCCGTAACCCACGCTGTCATCGAGCGGATCGAGCTCCACGATGTTTACGCCCGCGACAACCGCGTCGAGCACGTCGGAGCCGCCGGTGATCATGCTGAACGCCTTTTCCACCGCCGTTTGTGATCCGCCATTCCTGAAACGATTGCCGTTGCCGGAGGCGATCACGAGCGGCTTCGCGGCCGATCGCGTGATGACTGCCGGCGCCTCCGTCATGCCCGTCGCGGGGATCGCCAGTGAGAGTCCTGCTGCCGCGCCGACGACGACAAAATCGCGGCGGTTGATGTTCTGAGTCATGACGATCCGTGTGATGGTGAAGGGGGTTGTCTTAAAAAATGTACGACTCCGATGTAGTTTGACGCTATCCATGACGACCCCCGCAAATAATTCGCGGCATAAGAACGAGAGCCCAACCGGCCTCACCGCCGCTACACGCCGCGAGCACGACCTGCTTGGCGAGCGCGACGTTCCGCAGAATGCGCTCTATGGCGTGCAGACTCTCAGGGCGATGGAGAACTTCGCCATCAGCGGCGTCGAGCTGAGCGAATTCCCGACTCTCGTGAGCGCCATCGCCGCCGTGAAGGAAGCGGCAGCCGAGTCGAACCGCGATCTGGGGCTGCTCAATGCGCCGATCGCGCAAGCGATAATTGACGCGTGCCGCGAGATCCGCAGCGGGCTGCATCACGAGCACTTCCGCGTGGACATGATTCAGGGTGGTGCCGGGACCTCGACGAACATGAACGCCAATGAGGTCATCGCCAATCGAGCCCTCGAGCTGATGGGTCACGAGCGCGGGCAGTACGACATCATCAGCCCCAACAGTCACGTCAACCTCAGCCAGTCCACCAACGACGTCTATCCGACGGCGATCAAGCTGGCGATGCATTCGAGCATTGACGACCTGAAGGAAGCGATGGGCGCCCTCGCCGGCGCGTTCCTGCTCAAGGGCGAAGAGTTCGCGCCACACGTCAAGATGGGACGCACGCAGCTTCAGGACGCGGTCCCCATGACGCTCGGCCAGGAGTTCACTGCTTTCGCGCACACGATGCTCGAGGACGTGGACCGACTCACCGAGGCGCAGGCGCTGATTCGCGAGATCAACATGGGCGCGACCGCGATCGGCACCGGCATCACCGC
This genomic interval carries:
- a CDS encoding methyl-accepting chemotaxis protein; the encoded protein is MHQLSPMGPAFQLDGTERTHTPSWDRIPIVEIKSDGILSPIVGLLQRQAAFVIVFSISVVHVGIGWMAYRLFHLLSPDVQRAFLASGDVRWTIAVGAIWVVGLLVMASLLVLRLINAHITAPIAELARVSEAVAGGELAVPFVASATNNEVGRLSRATSSMIIALRRLAATMRSSARDTSALSAQITAASENMAAAAQQTAATSSALSQESKEMARTINEIAADAAKLEEVSSSLRGRAQEGLRRERHLRNLAQENRARLDDSSRALEMLTFDASASAESIDALATAVDEIRAFLTLVQKISRQSKLLALNAAMEAARAGEQGQGFGVVADEVRRLAADSAEAAERTDLLARAMAERVGRSRESAARTLSTLQTVNDATHHGRQSFLQVEQGVIDAEKWSGAIESAVEESGRLVVDMTRRLDNLALGTQGFASAVHQVATASEEQSGNIDQIALAANSLSAAARKVVQIAGTFRLGEAATPWDMQEVSP
- a CDS encoding N(4)-(beta-N-acetylglucosaminyl)-L-asparaginase, which gives rise to MTQNINRRDFVVVGAAAGLSLAIPATGMTEAPAVITRSAAKPLVIASGNGNRFRNGGSQTAVEKAFSMITGGSDVLDAVVAGVNIVELDPLDDSVGYGGLPNADGVVQLDSCVMHGPKKRAGGVAGIEGIRTPANVAKEVMLQTDHHLLAGKGAQDFARKLGFTVEDDLNTPNSRAKWLEWKRRTDPLHYLDPNARAAAEMRVRHEMVAEGLLDAEHIYGTINCDAINAKGEICGVTTTSGLAWKVPGRVGDSPILGAGLYVDNDVGAAGSTGRGEANLYNLSSYVIVDNMRKGMHPRDAMIDVCKRIAKNTVEKRLLNSRGLPNFGMSFYALDKQGRYAGVGMYKAGSYAICTENGAQTFEMEPAFEGKATD
- a CDS encoding aspartate ammonia-lyase translates to MTTPANNSRHKNESPTGLTAATRREHDLLGERDVPQNALYGVQTLRAMENFAISGVELSEFPTLVSAIAAVKEAAAESNRDLGLLNAPIAQAIIDACREIRSGLHHEHFRVDMIQGGAGTSTNMNANEVIANRALELMGHERGQYDIISPNSHVNLSQSTNDVYPTAIKLAMHSSIDDLKEAMGALAGAFLLKGEEFAPHVKMGRTQLQDAVPMTLGQEFTAFAHTMLEDVDRLTEAQALIREINMGATAIGTGITATRGYAESVRQHLARITGLQLITAPDLVEATSDTGVFVQLSGVLKRCAVKLSKICNDLRLLSSGPRAGFGEINLPAMQPGSSIMPGKVNPVIPEVVNQVCFDIIGGDVTVTLAAEGGQLQLNVFEPIIAFRLLRGMIILTRACETLQTRCVAGITANVERMRYFVEHSIGIVTALVPILGYEKATEIAKEALDSGRGVYDLVCDRGMMTREELDRALNPEAMTAPR